A window from Gossypium raimondii isolate GPD5lz chromosome 7, ASM2569854v1, whole genome shotgun sequence encodes these proteins:
- the LOC105770096 gene encoding actin cytoskeleton-regulatory complex protein pan1: MTNAMACTIDFRRLDEGFGGKTYKRKRQESQIVADDDEAAPAAASMDVDDSCPPPAKRSAVPSSDDPNKPTFGQPTYDGVIAGKVSGRNWKQPRKQRASAKHVSIRRTSLEERERQKEIKRAYRERINELKEEIRQNKVEKRKKREEREKKKKENILRSGTKFQKITNPNTLKKIAKSKHKKLLQVVPDEFLHKNK; the protein is encoded by the coding sequence ATGACCAACGCCATGGCTTGCACTATTGACTTCCGCCGCCTTGATGAAGGCTTCGGCGGCAAAACGTACAAACGAAAGCGACAAGAATCTCAGATCGTTGCCGATGACGACGAGGCTGCCCCCGCCGCCGCGTCCATGGACGTGGATGATTCTTGCCCCCCACCCGCAAAGCGTTCAGCCGTGCCTTCCTCGGACGACCCCAATAAACCCACCTTCGGTCAACCCACCTACGACGGCGTGATTGCGGGTAAGGTGTCTGGTAGGAACTGGAAGCAGCCAAGAAAGCAGCGTGCGTCAGCGAAGCACGTGAGCATAAGGAGGACGAGCTTGGAGGAGAGGGAGAGGCAAAAGGAGATCAAGAGAGCTTATAGAGAGAGGATTAATGAGTTGAAGGAAGAGATACGGCAAAATAAGGtggagaagagaaagaagagagaggagagagagaagaagaagaaagagaacaTATTGAGGTCTGGAACTAAGTTTCAGAAGATTACTAATCCTAATACTTTGAAGAAGATTGCTAAGTCCAAGCACAAGAAGTTGCTTCAAGTTGTCCCTGATGAATTTCTTCACAAGAACAAGTGa